A region of the Falco biarmicus isolate bFalBia1 chromosome 10, bFalBia1.pri, whole genome shotgun sequence genome:
CAGCAGGGCAGCCCAGGCAGGTCCATGGCCAGAGGCTGGCGGTGATCCCGGAGTTCAGGAAGGGCCCGGGAATCCCAGGCATCCCCCGCCGGGTGCACCGGGGCCTCTGGCAGCCGCGCCGGGCTGAGTCAGCCGGtggccagcacagccctgagcacccAACCACCCTTCAGAGGTGCCGCGGGGTGCCTCGGCCAGCTCGGGGCGTGGGTGTCTCGCTGCGGCGTGACTCTTGGGATTGAGCCGGCATCTCTGGCGCTTCCAGCTGCAGCGTAACCCACTCCGTGTCTCTCCCCAGGGCCACCACACTCTCCGTGGAGACCAGCAGCTCATTCCCACAGCTTGGCATGCACCAGCCCCTCGAGCCCCCTGGGCCGCAGCCCCTGGGCTACGGCAAGTGCAGCCCGGTGGGCAGCGATGCCGGGAAAGCTGCTGGGTGCAGTGCAGGCAGCGAGGCCAGCGGAGGCATCGGGAAGGGGCCAGTGATCTGCAGTGCCATATGGTGAGAGCGAGGGGACAGGGGCAGAAGGGAGACAGGGTGCTTGGGGTGAGGTGGGCAGCAGGTGCTGTGGCAGCGCTGGGGTGATGGTGTCCCTGGGTTAGTGCTGATGAGGGATGCTGGGGGACAAGTTTGGGGTCCTTGGGCCACGACACCCCAGCATGGCTCAAGGGAGGAAACAAAAGGACTGCTGGGAACGGTGCTGTGCAGGGGGCACAAGGAGCCCTTGTTccctgcagcaagggaaagaCTCAGGCGCGTGGAGTCCCTGTCCTCTCCCCAGGGACTCTGGTTTGATGCTGGGCTGGAATGATGCGGAGCTGGCATGACGTGGAGCTCCTCTCCATCCTCACTGGGAGCATGAGAGCTCTGACATGGCTAGGGTCTCACTGacatccctgtccccacagcgGGAACCCCTACGCGGGGCTGGTGAGCCACCTGCGGGCAGCCTGGCTCTCGGGGAAGACACGGCCCTTGGAGTACCGCATGGCCCAGCTGGAAGCCCTGGGACGCTTCTTGGATGAGAAGAAGCAGGACATCCTGGATGCCACCGCCTTGGACATGGGCAAGGTGAGAGAGAATGGATGGGTGCTGGCCACCAGGGTCACATCTCTGGGGCCTTTCATACCCTCTTGTCTGGGTCTTGCATCCTCCTGGGTGCAGGCGTGGGGCTCTGGGCATGGGGGTCCCCTCATCAGGGTCCTGCATCCCCCTTGATGTGCTCCATGGCTGGTGTGGTGTACCTGTAGGTACTGCGTCCCTGCAGAGCTCTTTGTAGCCAGGGTTAGCTGGAGGATGTGTAGGGACTGTGCTGCTAGGCAGGCTCGATGCTGCTAACCCCATCCCCGGTGCACTTAACTGGCCAAAGGCCCTGTTGGGCGCTGCCAGGTGGGACCCTCAGCATTGCTGAGCTTCACCCTCTGCATCTGCCCCATGCATCGAGTCCCGGGTGGCTTCATGTGACCTCCACAGAGGGTATTGTCCTGGGGTGCTTCTTGCCAGCCTGGTTGCACCTGAGATTACTGGCGTTGTGCAAGGTGCTGGCATTGCACAttcctcccagggctgctggcctCACAGGGACTGGTTTTGCTGGCATGGCACTGAGCCAgtggcacaggcagggaccTGGATGTGGCTCTGGTTATTGTGGCACAGTGGGAGCTCCCAGATGGTCTGCTGAGGAAGCGGGAGCATTCCTGATGTGCTGTGTCTAgcagtctcagctcaccacTTCTCTGTCTAGCTGCTTCAGGACCCTTTTCTCCTGGTTTTTCTTACCCTGATGTGTTGCAGCCCAACAGACCACTGCACGCTTTGCTCACGCAGcattaggaaacattttcagaggGATAGCTTGACCTGACGCAGCATAACTGGTCTTGTCTGGTAGTGGTAGCACTCAGACCCGAAGGATTAGTGTCTGTGGGTGCATCagcacagcagcctgtgctCTCAGACATGACTTTCAACATCCTGACATCTCTCAAGGCTTGTAATTGCCTTGTTTGTTTGAGGTGAGGGCCTTCTCCTTCAGTCAGGGATTGATAGGCATCAGTGCTCGAAGTGCGTCCTTCATCTCTCCTAATTGTATGTAATTAGAGCCAGTTGTCTTGTAATATGCTTGTTATGCAGTCAGGTCTTCATAGTTAGAGGGACAGTTCATCTGGTCTTACGTATCTGGGGTGGGTACCTCACCACCAGGGGTGCCAGTTACTCTCCACTGATGACTGAAGGTGCTTGGATGACCTCAGTCTTAATGTCCCATCTTATAACCTTCGTGCCCCATCAAAACCCTTGATAGCCCATCTTCACCAGCAGTTTCTTCATCCTCCTAGTGATGCAACTGTCAGCTCAGGCTGAGAGCAACCCCGTTGCTTCACCGCATGTCTGATGTGCCTGCTGAGCCCTCGTGTCTAGGAGCAGCTTGgcctcctggcagcagcatgtGTCCAGGCCCTTGAGTGGTGTCAGGGACCTCAGGGTCCCTTGAGTTGGGGCTTGGTGGTGGAGCATGAGAGGTTGCTGCCTGGGAGTCAGCAACCAAACTTTCCAACCCCAAAGTGGTGTGTTGCTGCAGCGATGAGAAGGCTCCCACCCAGGGATGCTTTGGGGTTGGAGTCCAGAGGACGTTGTGGTGGAGGGTGTCAGACAGCTGCGTCCACTGCACTTTGCAAACATGGATTCATGGCACAGGAGCTTtgctcctcctgctctccaggGCAATGCAGGGGATTTACTGAGCCTGCTGTTACCTTCTTGTGTCCTTACACTTCTCCTGCAAGAACGGTCCTGAGCTGTGCTTCACAGCTGTAGTTACGGCAGCGGGGAGGACCCACCATGGGCAGGAAATGCCTTGGCAGCTCCTGGATGCCGGCTCTGACGTCCCGCCACTGCTCCCAAGTCACTGTCCATTTAGTCATTGCCTGTTGGGATGGTGTATCTCGGAGAAACCTGCTGGGTTTGTTTAATTCCCTGACCAGGACATCTCACCTGACctgcctttcccagctgcaTGCCAGCCGAGTGCAGGAGCTCCAGGAGCTCCAGGGGGTTTCTGCCTGGAATGGGAGTCTGATAGCACTCGGCCAAATTCCATCATGGGGTGTTTAATTAAGTGGTTGCTCTTCTTCGTATTTCTCTTCaaacaaagcaacattttaagtTCAGCTTTTGTGCATGGGAGGGAGCTCAGGGCTTTGCTTCCAGCTTGTGTGTCCAAGTGGTCAGGACACAAACACACCAGTGCAAGAGCACTGTCCCACCCTgggccagcagcacagagctgcctctgACAGCAATACCAGCTTTTCTGGAGCTCCAGTGACATTGCTCAGTCCCCTCTTGgctcagggctctgctgccaggtGAGCATTTCACAGATGCTGAGCTCAGAAAGCTGTTAAATATTGTTGAAGATGttaaatattgtttttcttctctgccaaatacctattttcataaaatttcaGGGGCTGATATTCCCCAGGGAGGTGATAGGAACTTCTGCTTGATAGATCCTACTTAATAATAGCTTCTCCTGCTCTTCATGGGCAGAAGAGGGGAAGATGTCtcctgcagaagggaaggagatgGGGTCAGTGTTGGGGTGATGGTTATGTGATGTCTGTCCCCAGCCATCCTTTGAGGCTTACTTCACTGAGATCCTCCTCTGCAAGAACAATCTCAATGACACCCTGAACAACCTGTCCCACTGGATGAAGGACGAGTACGTGGACAAGAATCTGGTAAGGCAGAAGCTCTGGGCTGActtgggaagggaagaggggaggtGACTTGTCGGTGGTGAGGGGCAGAGCGGGTTGGGGAGGGCAGCACTGCATGCTGGGCTGAGGCTGGACAGGAGGCgacagaagcagcactgaggTCATGATCTTTCTTGCAGGTGACACAGCTGGACTCGGCCTTCATCCGCAAGGACCCGTATGGCGTGGTGCTCATCATTGCACCCTGGAACTACCCCATCCACCTCCTCCTGGTGCCCCTCATTGGGGCCATTGCTGCTGGTGAGCCGAACCTCTCCTCTGGCCTGGAGGATCCAGGCAGTGCCAGGTGCTGGCAAGGGGGTCTGCCAGGGGCCTTGTCCCCAGGCTGGGATGCCACAAGGGCTGGCTGTCACCATGTCACTGCTCTGATGTCCTGTCTGTCTCCTCCCAGGTAACTGTGTTGTTGTCAAACCCTCGGAGACATCCAAGAACACAGAGAGGCTTGTTGCTGAAATGCTGACCTGCTACCTGGACAATGTAAGAAGTTCTTCCTGTCCTtgtgcctgtccctgccccagggctgtggtgTTCCCAACCCTGCCCTGCACACGCCAGCACCACTTCATCCCTGGTTTCAGGTGCTGCTGTATGTCCTTCCTCCGCGCTCAGCAGCCCGGGATGCTGttggtggggatggggacacagTGGCCCAGGCAGGTGCTGACAGCGGGGTACCCTTCATCTTATGTGGCAGGACTGCTTTGCCGTGGTGACCGCGGGTGTGCAGGAGACCACCAGGCTGCTGGAGAACAAGTTTGACTACATCTTCTTCACTGGTACGTCCCGTGGGccagagcagagccctgcctggctTTTGTGCAGTGAGGGATTCCCTCTGGACACCCCACTGTGAGCTACCCTGCCCATCGGTGTGAGACAGTGGGCAGCCGGCATGCAAACAAGACCCCTTCCTTGCCCTCGGAGAAGGCAGAGCTCATTGCGTTGGGCATCTGGCATCAGGATCTGTTGGAGAATCCagtatgtgtgtgtctgaggGTTTGCTGGGACTTGGTATGTTTCTCCTGGACCTGGCTCCCCACAGTGCCACatcccagagctgtgctgtagCTGGTGGGATCCTCACCATGATGCATCTCTTCCCTGCCCACAGGCAGCCCCTCCGTGGGGAGGATCGTGATGACAGCTGCTGCCAAGCACCTGACGCCCATAACACTGGAGCTGGGGGGCAAGAACCCCTGCTACGTGTCTGACACCTGCGATGTGCAGAACGTGGCCCGGCGCGTGGCCTGGGGCCGCTTCTTCAATGCGGGGCAGACCTGCATTGCACCCGACTACGtgctgtgcagcctggagaTGCAGGAGAAGCTGATGCCTGCCCTGCGTGAGGCCATCACTGAATTTTTTGGCTCCAACCCCCGGGAATCCCCCGACTTCGGTCGCATTGTGGGGGACAAGCAGTTCCGCCGCGTCCGGGCGCTGCTGTGCAGCGGGCGTGTGGCCATCGGGGGACAGACGGACGAGAAGGAGCGCTACATCGGTGAGGATGTGGGGCCCGGGGCTTGTGGGACCACCTGTGCCCATGCGCCGGGTAATGTTTTGCCATAAcccttctctgcagctcccacGGTGCTGGCGGACGTGCTGCCCTCTGACCCTGCCATGCAGGAGGAGATCTTTGGGCCCATCCTGCCCATTGTTGTTGTGGCCAACATGGATGAAGCCATCGACTTTATCAATGCACGGCCGCAGCCGCTGGCCATCTATGCCTTCTCCTGTGACAGCAAGGTGCGTGTGGTCCATGGACCAGAAAAGAGGTTGAGGGAAATGGGGCAGCAGGGCTTGTGACCACCTTGCTGACAGCCCGGGGCATGTTCTGAAGGGTCTTTGGATGAGTTGGGTCACATTTGACAAATGCTACTTGCAGAGCCAGGGTGGAAGACCCACACACccttctctgcttccctcccaGGTGGTGAAACAGGTCCTGGAGCGGACAAGCAGCGGCGGCTTCTGTGGCAACGACACCCTGATGCACGTGACATTGACCTCGCTGCCCTTTGGTGGAATTGGTAAGTCCAAAGCCCCcaagctgcctgccctggccaaTGTGCACCGGGTGTGATCCTGCCCACGGTGCCTGAGCCGTGCTGGCCACGGTGTGGAAGGGTCTCGGGGCAGTTGG
Encoded here:
- the LOC130155797 gene encoding aldehyde dehydrogenase family 3 member B1-like isoform X4 gives rise to the protein MHQPLEPPGPQPLGYGKCSPVGSDAGKAAGCSAGSEASGGIGKGPVICSAICGNPYAGLVSHLRAAWLSGKTRPLEYRMAQLEALGRFLDEKKQDILDATALDMGKPSFEAYFTEILLCKNNLNDTLNNLSHWMKDEYVDKNLVTQLDSAFIRKDPYGVVLIIAPWNYPIHLLLVPLIGAIAAGNCVVVKPSETSKNTERLVAEMLTCYLDNDCFAVVTAGVQETTRLLENKFDYIFFTGSPSVGRIVMTAAAKHLTPITLELGGKNPCYVSDTCDVQNVARRVAWGRFFNAGQTCIAPDYVLCSLEMQEKLMPALREAITEFFGSNPRESPDFGRIVGDKQFRRVRALLCSGRVAIGGQTDEKERYIAPTVLADVLPSDPAMQEEIFGPILPIVVVANMDEAIDFINARPQPLAIYAFSCDSKVVKQVLERTSSGGFCGNDTLMHVTLTSLPFGGIGSSGLGMYHGKFTFDTFTHRRSCLHRNMGLEALNSLRYPPYSQQKLGLLTATFEIKRKGMCTLL
- the LOC130155797 gene encoding aldehyde dehydrogenase family 3 member B1-like isoform X5, whose amino-acid sequence is MAWCSSLHPGTTPSTSSWCPSLGPLLLVSRTSPLAWRIQAVPGNCVVVKPSETSKNTERLVAEMLTCYLDNDCFAVVTAGVQETTRLLENKFDYIFFTGSPSVGRIVMTAAAKHLTPITLELGGKNPCYVSDTCDVQNVARRVAWGRFFNAGQTCIAPDYVLCSLEMQEKLMPALREAITEFFGSNPRESPDFGRIVGDKQFRRVRALLCSGRVAIGGQTDEKERYIAPTVLADVLPSDPAMQEEIFGPILPIVVVANMDEAIDFINARPQPLAIYAFSCDSKVVKQVLERTSSGGFCGNDTLMHVTLTSLPFGGIGSSGLGMYHGKFTFDTFTHRRSCLHRNMGLEALNSLRYPPYSQQKLGLLTATFEIKRKGMCTLL